One genomic window of Pecten maximus chromosome 3, xPecMax1.1, whole genome shotgun sequence includes the following:
- the LOC117324625 gene encoding uncharacterized protein DDB_G0284459-like translates to DRDRDRDRDRDRDRDRDRDRDRDRDRDRDRDRDRDRDRDRDRDSDRDRETETGTVTGTGTGTGTGTGAGTWIWTETGTETGTGTGTETVTETRDRDSDSDRDRDRDRHRDIDRDRDRERDRGRDRDRDRDNDRDRGRDNYAMVD, encoded by the exons gacagggacagggacagagacagagacagggACAGAGACAGGGACAGGGACAGGGACAGAGACAGGGACAGAGATAGAGACAGAGACAgggacagagacagagacagggacagagatagagacagagacagtgacagagacagagagacagagacagggACAGTGACAGGGACAGGGACAGGGACAGGGACAGGGACAGGGGCAGGGACATGGATATGGACAGAGACAGGGACAGAGACAGGGACAGGGACAGGGACAGAGACAGTGACAGAGACA agagacagagacagtgACAGTGACAGAGACAGGGACAGGGACAGACACAGGGACatagacagagacagagacagagaaaGAGACAGGGGCAGGGACAGAGACAGGGACAGGGACAATGACAGGGACAGAGGCAGGGACA ACTATGCCATGGTCGACTAG